aaagttcagaggtttccttgAGCATGCTTTTCATCTGCCCCATGTGTACAGTCTGGGGGTCCACCAGATGCTAGTTCATGGAGGGATACAGGTGTGTACCCCTGTGTACCAGGAGCAGCCGGTCAGCAGCAGGAAGGGGCGCTGCAGGAGATGGGTCTGCAGAGGACGGTGGTGCAGGGAGGCTGGCAACACCCAGAAGACTGGCAGGAGGGAGTCACATATATGATAGGCCTGCAGCTCAAAGGCACACACACAAAGGGCTGGCAGGAGGGGGCCACACACACAATGCGCGTGCAGCTCACGGGCACGCACACGGAGGACTGGCAGCTCACGGGCATGTAGCAGGATGCCTGGCAGGGGCTGGGTATGCAGCAGGTTGGCTGGCAGCCTGGGGAGCAGCTGGTTTGGCACATGATGGCGTGTggctgggctggtactggggaggaGGGTGGTGATGTCTGGAAGCCGCTTCTCTAGTGGTCTTTATACCTGGATCCCGGGCATCTGGGTAACACAAAAACACGACTGTTGTCTTCCTCGTGGTTGCTGCCACTGTGTTTCCCAACATCTTATTTTCCCGCGTGCGCTTTCCCGCGTTATGCTCTACCATAAATATCTTTGGCCTCGAGGTTAGTTTCTTCTGTAAACAGGATGTTCTGGTTTGACATTATGCAGGTTTTTTGTCGATTTTTTTCAGGCTACTACTGTGCACATAGCACCACTGGCTCGACTCAAAGTACCAAATCCTGTTTGTTCACTTTTGTTTCATGCTATCAAGGAAGATGTTGAGATAGTAATGTGTTTTGAGCTTTTATTTTGTAGAGTAAAACTTTAAAGCATAGGTTGGCACACTATGGTCTGGGAGCCAAATTTGGCCTACTGCCTGTTTTTCAAATGAACTTTTATTGGATCACAGCATGCCATTAGTTTATGTGTTGTCTGTGGCTTCTTTTGCACTGCATTGGTACAACTGAGTAGTTATGGAAGAGACTGTAACatgcaaagtctaaaatatttgccATCTGCCCTTT
This Macaca mulatta isolate MMU2019108-1 chromosome 3, T2T-MMU8v2.0, whole genome shotgun sequence DNA region includes the following protein-coding sequences:
- the LOC722116 gene encoding uncharacterized protein LOC722116, which translates into the protein MCQTSCSPGCQPTCCIPSPCQASCYMPVSCQSSVCVPVSCTRIVCVAPSCQPFVCVPLSCRPIIYVTPSCQSSGCCQPPCTTVLCRPISCSAPSCC